Proteins encoded within one genomic window of Vairimorpha necatrix chromosome 3, complete sequence:
- a CDS encoding SMP-LTD domain-containing protein has translation MIQLFIGIILGIILVFFIIAFYPSRNFYKRNNKEFILKTASKNNLDKEQADLILASLHQCRDLYWLNVLLLKFWVELSNSSAQAYRFKKMIKKTLDDIPGTGIIRFIEVLNIDIGNKGPIIQNIRIVDREDVENIFKNAEKNISDMTKKFYSFYLNKDNSVNCAKVYEEIFENVHTVMSVLFKGSIKIDLKITFPKNLILHTNVFINEIEGDILLRFPSINHSTRLEYTFLTNPIIKMKIDGGVSKGESEEYFKGAISRFLHRTVRFSILKTLVYPSFNSIYLPLIVPNISQFEHKIEKVTVENHQHIYKISDSISILLALDYKIIEVVNDITLKCNNNLLNDNEKIHCAKFSIPESALNSSHFTKDKNFIYENLTIKESKIMNQFYDLSIFKNVISSFRSLNTIHNFNGTSSLVELIFLEKNFEFIRIVQNDMIIFQRNDEQNPDFIVFCIRDKSLFIYSYITNSTLKMTKSRICKLKKKLEKKVSKKISINKIFQYSKKAMYFWKSKKEESSLEYVDDVKNILEIEKTDDFINKFEKILDAPICSKPNISYKFSCAPNIIFDLILQDEIRVKFFSDQIKIFRVINENDRYKKIAIESRDDHNDDFILHTFNSKNTVYDVIDNKKIIYEVVENNEDQIKINEIKSSVFTNDYGIEKRGYNNPVLITYPNLKGNVSEEDLNYNKNSKIMFLDADATRSPSFKTPSKTILNIYIDEGISYTPGNQLYESIYTRIMHQSIINLTSRSSYERLELKKELRKDFYGGIGGVYLEFKTNVTDDFIFTLYSTTLKKNILKIQKLITSKLVKMIIPILEEDILLLKLVPKFQNNKTIDIKVVNLPDEYHKESLIDCHIGLSNKGTFTFPINGSQDSIIFWEKDKEDTIKGQIESPYTKVPILGNGTMRTDKMNYKMIYKNNGIKCREIKIFMGVTKK, from the coding sequence atgatTCAGCTATTTATAGGTATTATATTAGGAATAATACTGGTCTTTTTCATTATAGCATTCTATCCCAGTAGaaacttttataaaagaaacaataaagaatttatattaaaaactgCGTCAAAGAATAATTTAGATAAGGAGCAAGCAGATCTGATCTTAGCAAGTCTACATCAGTGTAGAGATTTATATTggttaaatgttttattattaaagttTTGGGTTGAATTGTCAAATTCAAGTGCACAAGCTTACagattcaaaaaaatgattaaaaaaactttagaTGATATACCTGGAACAGGTATAATACGATTTATAGAAGTATTGAACATAGACATAGGAAACAAAGGACCAATAATTCAAAACATTAGAATAGTAGACAGAGAAGATGtggaaaatattttcaaaaatgcggaaaaaaatatttcagacatgactaaaaaattttactctTTTTATCTCAACAAAGATAATTCAGTAAACTGTGCTAAAGTATACGAAGAAATATTCGAAAATGTGCATACTGTCATGTCAGTTTTGTTTAAAGgatctataaaaatagatcTTAAAATAACATTCCCGAAAAATCTTATTCTTCATacaaatgtttttataaatgaaatagAAGGCGATATATTACTGAGATTTCCTTCTATAAATCATAGTACAAGATTAGAATATACTTTCCTAACTAACCcaataattaaaatgaaaatagaTGGTGGAGTCAGTAAAGGCGAAAGtgaagaatattttaaaggCGCCATAAGCAGATTTTTACATCGCACTGTAAGATTTTCAATCTTGAAAACTTTAGTGTATCCTTCATTTAATTCAATTTATCTTCCATTAATAGTTCCAAATATAAGTCAATTTGAACACAAAATAGAAAAGGTAACAGTGGAAAATCATCAacatatttacaaaataagcGATTCGATAAGTATTTTACTGGCATtggattataaaataatagaagTTGTAAATGACATAACACtaaaatgtaataataatttgCTAAATGATAATGAAAAGATTCATTGTgcaaaattttcaatacCTGAATCAGCACTAAATTCCTCGCATTTTacaaaagataaaaattttatttatgaaaatttaacaaTCAAAGAATCGAAAATAATGAATCAATTTTATGAtctttcaatatttaaaaatgtaatttcTTCGTTCAGATCACTTAACACTATCCATAATTTCAATGGTACGTCTTCTTTAGtagaattaatttttttagaaaaaaattttgaatttattaGAATAGTTCAAAACGACATGATAATATTCCAAAGAAATGATGAACAAAATCCcgattttattgtattttgtATACGTGATAAAagtttgtttatttatagttatATTACTAATTCGACATTGAAAATGACTAAATCTCGTATATGTaaattaaagaagaaattggaGAAGAAAGTAAGTAAAAAGATATCAATCAACAAGATATTCCAATATTCTAAGAAAGCGATGTATTTTTggaaatcaaaaaaagaagaaagtTCATTAGAATATGTGGACgatgttaaaaatattttggaGATTGAGAAAACAGacgattttattaataaatttgagaaaattttagacGCACCAATTTGCAGTAAGccaaatatttcttataaattcaGTTGTGCTccaaatattatttttgatttaattttacaagATGAAATCagagtaaaatttttttcagaccagataaaaatttttcgtgttataaatgaaaatgacAGATACAAAAAGATAGCCATAGAAAGTAGAGATGATCACAAtgatgattttattttgcacACGTttaatagtaaaaatacAGTATATGATGTTATTGATAATAAGAAGATTATTTATGAAGTTGTAGAGAATAACGAAGACCAAATTAAgataaatgaaataaaaagttcGGTGTTTACCAATGATTATGGTATTGAAAAAAGAGGTTATAATAATCCTGTATTGATCACATATCCCAATTTAAAAGGGAATGTGTCGGAGGAAGACTtgaattataataaaaatagcaaaataatgtttttagatGCAGATGCCACGAGGTCGCCATCTTTTAAGACGCCGTCAAAgactattttaaatatttacatcGACGAAGGAATAAGTTACACACCTGGAAATCAGTTATATGAATCAATTTACACTCGAATAATGCATCAatctataataaatttgacCAGTAGATCAAGTTACGAAAGattagaattaaaaaaagaattaagaAAGGATTTTTATGGTGGTATTGGAGGCGTATATTTAGAATTCAAAACTAATGTCACTGACGACTTTATTTTCACGTTATACAGCACCAcgctaaaaaaaaatattctaaaaattcaaaaactTATAACTTCAAAATTAGTTAAAATGATTATACCTATATTAGAAGAAgacattttattattaaaacttGTACCAAAGTTCCAGAATAATAAGACTATAGATATTAAAGTGGTAAATTTACCAGATGAATATCATAAAGAAAGCCTTATAGATTGTCATATTGGACTTTCTAATAAGGGCACATTTACGTTTCCAATAAATGGATCTCAAgattctataattttttgggAGAAAGATAAAGAAGACACAATTAAAGGTCAGATAGAAAGTCCGTACACAAAAGTGCCGATATTGGGAAATGGAACTATGAGAACAGATAAAATGAATTATAAgatgatttataaaaataatggaATAAAATGTCGagagataaaaatatttatgggAGTaacaaagaaataa
- a CDS encoding phosphatidate cytidylyltransferase, whose product MIGLFLFINSCNVTYLMIFVIILTIFVLREIISITKTPQGYPLPIYLIVGFTTNIYIYYLSDSLSYLYPSLSNCLIIHSKTYFYNCVIFMIIFVCSLKKGLLKRQFALFSLIHLASYLVANSCRAALVNLHIGKFWLFFPSTLVICNDIFAYIIGKSLGHTPLFKLSPKKTVEGFIGGFVFTFLYGFIFCFIQSKYTLFVDLYSKELQDIWKFVFYGVTVQIKYMYIHCLCFVLVASFVAPFSGFFASALKRAYNKKDFGNSIPGHGGLTDRFDCQCIMVLFTTVYLKSFLRTKEQTLEGCYFHITRSFSGDEISLLISMLEKFQLGQVEN is encoded by the coding sequence ATGATAGGCCTGTttctatttataaattcctGCAATGTGACCTATCTCATGATATTCGTCATAATTCTGACGATCTTCGTACTCAGAGAAATAATCTCCATAACAAAAACACCCCAAGGATACCCTCTGcctatttatttaatagtaGGATTTACtactaatatttatatatattatttatctGACTCATTATCATATCTTTATCCTTCACTAAGTAATTGTCTAATAATACACAgcaaaacatatttttacaattgcGTCATATTTATGATAATCTTCGTGTGTTCTTTGAAAAAAGGCTTACTAAAAAGACAATTTGCCCTGTTCAGTTTGATACACCTGGCAAGCTACTTAGTAGCGAACAGTTGTAGAGCGGCACTCGTAAATCTTCATATTGGTAAATTCTGGTTATTCTTTCCTTCTACACTGGTGATCTGTAATGACATCTTCGCTTACATAATAGGCAAGTCTTTAGGGCACACGCCTTTATTTAAGCTTAGTCCCAAGAAAACAGTAGAAGGATTTATAGGCGGATTCGTCTTTACATTTCTCTATGGATTTATCTTCTGCTTTATCCAGTCAAAATACACTCTGTTTGTCGATTTGTACAGTAAAGAATTACAAGACATCTGGAAATTTGTATTCTACGGGGTTACTGtgcaaataaaatacatgTACATTCACTGTCTCTGCTTCGTACTAGTGGCTTCTTTTGTAGCACCATTTTCCGGCTTCTTCGCGAGTGCATTGAAAAGAGCgtacaataaaaaagatttcgGGAATTCTATTCCCGGGCACGGAGGATTAACAGACAGATTTGATTGTCAGTGCATTATGGTACTCTTTACGACGGTGTATCTCAAATCATTCTTGAGAACAAAAGAACAAACACTGGAAGGTTGTTATTTCCACATAACAAGATCATTCAGTGGAGATGAGATCAGCCTATTGATATCCATGCTGGAAAAATTCCAACTAGGACAGgtagaaaattaa
- a CDS encoding ATP-dependent RNA helicase DBP5, whose amino-acid sequence MNSQTIQSAYDVAKELFEEIKRDTDIQNTSKQDPEFQMVNTQKFLALESFESLELGDNIQKALYEEGYTKPSKIQKTVIPGIKAKVDIVVQSQSGTGKTLAFVIGILTQIEEGKGVQAVILSPTRELNMQIYNEICKVTRYTNIKTFLALRDKQADKLNQEIVLGSPGSILNLCTRRQLDNRNIKIFVLDETDMLLEKTTMGSQTFRLLKAFEGAQKVFISATYNDEIKKTISAYAPECSELYEAKNAKPDEIKLYHLDIYHKERIRALKSLFELLTVGQVIVFVSRKATIKKLEQILIDDSNSVGILHGDLTLEERDEVVRDFKSSTTKILICTDVFSRGMDIPQVNLIINYDLPYVEKVFNSETYIHRIGRAGRFGKTGFVIDMITGQKELEDYLEVQHQLGTVSKRFTLEELESVNLNETG is encoded by the coding sequence atGAATTCTCAAACAATTCAAAGTGCTTACGACGTAGCCAAAGAACTCtttgaagaaataaaaagagaCACTGACATTCAAAATACCTCAAAACAAGATCCAGAATTCCAAATGGTAAATACTCAGAAATTTCTAGCTCTAGAATCTTTTGAGTCTCTAGAATTAGGCGATAACATCCAGAAAGCCCTGTACGAGGAAGGCTACACAAAACCAAGTAAAATCCAAAAGACAGTCATCCCAGGTATAAAAGCCAAAGTAGACATTGTAGTACAAAGCCAAAGTGGTACTGGTAAAACTCTGGCTTTTGTTATTGGTATACTGACACAAATAGAAGAAGGCAAGGGCGTACAAGCAGTCATTTTAAGCCCGACTAGAGAATTAAACATgcaaatttataatgagATTTGTAAAGTAACAAGATacacaaatattaaaacatttcTTGCTTTACGAGATAAACAAgctgataaattaaatcaaGAGATTGTATTAGGCAGTCCTGGgtcaatattaaatttatgtacTAGAAGACAATTAGAtaatagaaatataaagatcTTTGTATTAGACGAGACAGACATGTTATTAGAAAAGACTACCATGGGATCACAAACATTTAGACTTTTAAAGGCCTTTGAGGGAGCCCAGAAGGTTTTTATTAGTGCCACTTATAATGACGAAATAAAGAAGACAATTTCAGCTTACGCGCCTGAATGCTCGGAACTCTACGAGGCTAAGAATGCCAAGCCTGATGAGATTAAGTTGTATCACTTGGATATTTATCATAAGGAGAGGATTAGAGCTCTGAAATCCCTTTTTGAATTATTGACAGTAGGTCAAGTCATCGTATTTGTATCAAGAAAGGCTactataaagaaattagaGCAGATTCTGATCGATGACTCGAATTCAGTGGGCATTTTACATGGAGACTTGACTTTAGAAGAGAGAGACGAAGTAGTTCgagattttaaatcttctactactaaaatattaatttgtacAGATGTCTTCTCAAGAGGAATGGATATTCCTCAAGTAAACTTAATAATAAACTACGATCTGCCCTATGTAGAAAAAGTGTTTAATTCTGAAACTTATATCCACAGAATAGGTAGAGCGGGGAGATTCGGGAAGACGGGCTTTGTAATTGACATGATTACTGGGCAAAAAGAACTTGAAGATTATTTGGAAGTGCAACATCAACTGGGAACAGTGAGCAAGAGGTTTACACTTGAAGAATTAGAGAGTGTGAATTTAAATGAGACGGGATAA
- a CDS encoding protein DBF4-like protein: MKNYKIFKKKYILIEDLQGSHQPFYKEYTTPPKLSLSSKPLGCPYQENKKFKPSTKKKGPKAGFCEVCYTKFSDYDLHVREYEHREFAKDFNNYKKIDQFISSTKFINEEEELTSSPLGRLTSSTQVCDYDYAYDRILHFSRVSTDNSDNKDEVVNFKEWLRSLD; the protein is encoded by the coding sequence ATgaagaattataaaatatttaaaaagaagtaCATCCTCATAGAAGATCTACAGGGATCTCATCAGCCATTCTATAAGGAATACACCACCCCACCCAAGTTATCCTTGTCTAGTAAGCCACTGGGTTGTCCATACCAGGAAAATAAGAAGTTCAAGCCCAGCACGAAGAAGAAAGGCCCCAAGGCGGGATTCTGTGAAGTTTGCTACACGAAGTTTAGTGACTACGACTTACATGTCCGGGAATATGAGCACAGGGAGTTTGCTAAggattttaataattacaaGAAGATTGACCAGTTTATTTCTAGTACTAAGTTTATTAATGAAGAGGAAGAACTGACCAGTTCTCCTTTAGGGAGGTTGACGAGTTCTACACAAGTGTGCGATTATGATTATGCGTATGACAggattttacattttagtCGAGTCAGTACAGACAACAGTGACAACAAGGACGAAGTTGTAAATTTTAAGGAGTGGCTTAGATCtttagattaa
- a CDS encoding U6 snRNA-associated Sm-like protein LSM1 translates to METIPCETLEINEEDFYVREYEQYLNKHVVVMLKDNKFYYGLFKSFDQYLSVTLNYAVERIFHEEMYAEKFHGLMAIRGDTISLIGLSKHDFKDYQKLEYSELVEIIKKANEL, encoded by the coding sequence ATGGAAACTATTCCTTGCGAGACACTAGAAATAAACGAAGAAGATTTCTATGTTCGAGAATATgaacaatatttaaataagcATGTAGTCGTCATGTTGAAAGataacaaattttattatggTTTATTTAAGAGCTTTGATCAGTATCTTTCTGTCACTTTGAATTACGCAGTAGAAAGAATTTTTCACGAAGAAATGTATGCTGAGAAATTTCATGGTCTTATGGCGATCAGAGGGGACACAATATCTTTGATAGGATTGTCAAAACACGACTTTAAAgattatcaaaaattagAATATTCTGAACTAGTAGAAATAATTAAGAAGGCCAAtgaattgtaa
- a CDS encoding U3 small nucleolar ribonucleoprotein IMP3, producing the protein MRQLKYHENKLLKKVNFLEWKNTNSSREHFIISKYNLTDREEYTKYNRLVGKIRKLTEMLSRLKDSDYTKKTISSKLVNRLYDLGLINTKKLKDCTKIKVSDFCERRLPMLMKKNKMMPNFTDASRFVEHGHVRLGHKVVSETSIIISRAMEDFINWVDSSKIKKKIDEYNEERDDY; encoded by the coding sequence ATGAGACAGTTGAAATATCACGAGAATAAACTTCTCAAGAAAGTGAACTTCCTTGAGTGGAAAAACACTAATTCCTCAAGAGAACACTTCATTATCTCAAAATACAATCTCACAGACAGAGAAGAATACACAAAATACAACAGACTAGTaggaaaaataagaaaactTACAGAAATGCTCAGTAGACTAAAAGACAGTGACTACACTAAAAAGACAATAAGCTCTAAATTAGTAAACAGACTTTATGACTTGGGACTGATAAATacgaagaaattaaaagactGCACTAAAATTAAAGTCTCGGATTTCTGTGAGAGGCGACTTCCCATGTTaatgaagaaaaataaaatgatgCCGAATTTCACAGACGCGAGTAGATTTGTGGAACATGGGCACGTCAGACTTGGTCATAAAGTAGTGAGTGAGACGAGTATAATAATAAGTAGAGCCATggaagattttataaactgGGTGGATAGTAGTAAAATTAAGAAGAAGATAGATGAATATAATGAAGAAAGAGATGattactaa
- a CDS encoding proteasome subunit PSA3 (PSA3): MSSNTFTEEGRLLQTEYAIKNVSKGGTIIGLVCKDGVILLGINKTELLDEREKIYKINPKVYVSVSGLFGDAMLLKKYGQVKAQDFLYEFDYDCDIDRICNFISEKKQLFTQYNSTRPFGFSFIYAGMKNNKFKLCSTDPSGTINEWKGVCFGENEDAINNGLRNDFPDEEMDMERGLFEIFKILSKVTECSAKDHKKYEILYFKNEESRFLEFEEIENILLRIEEEKNKK, from the coding sequence ATGTCTAGTAATACATTCACAGAAGAAGGAAGATTATTACAAACAGAATACGCCATCAAAAATGTATCAAAAGGAGGCACAATCATAGGACTAGTATGTAAAGACGGAGTAATCTTACTAGGTATAAACAAAACAGAACTACTAGACGAAAGGGagaaaatatacaaaataaaccCTAAAGTCTACGTATCTGTGAGTGGATTATTTGGGGACGCCATGCTCCTCAAAAAATATGGTCAAGTAAAAGCTCAAGATTTCTTATACGAATTTGACTACGACTGCGACATAGACAgaatttgtaattttatatccGAGAAAAAACAACTCTTTACCCAATACAATAGTACAAGACCATTTGGATTCAGTTTTATATACGCAGGTATGAAAAACAACAAATTCAAACTCTGCTCTACTGATCCAAGTGGAACAATCAACGAATGGAAAGGTGTTTGCTTTGGGGAAAATGAAGATGCAATAAATAATGGGCTGAGGAACGATTTCCCTGATGAAGAAATGGACATGGAACGAGGTCTTTTtgagatatttaaaattctgAGTAAAGTCACGGAGTGCAGTGCAAAagatcataaaaaatacgagatattgtattttaaaaatgaagaatcGAGGTTTCTGGAATTTGAAGAGATAGAAAATATCTTGTTGAGGATCGAGGaagagaaaaataaaaaataa